TTAAAGCAGCCAAAATTTTGACTAACTCTGCACCTACCCAACCCGATGAGACAACTGGAGGTTGATTCTGGAGTATAGATTGAATAAAGCGATCGCACACTTGTTGTAAAGGTTCTCCTGGCTGTAATTCCACTACCTCTCGGCTTTGATTCACAGGGAGAAAATAATTTTCCTGACGTTCAAACTCACCATGTAATAAAGTTAACGGTGCAGCAGGAGACATTTCATCAAAGATTAAACTACCAAGACTACCCACAACGGCTAATCGTCTTTGTTTATCTGGGTTGAGCCAGCATAGGTGAATGTATGCTTGAAAGTTATTTGGGTATGTCAGCGTCACCCAAACTAAATCTGCTAAACCAGATGGGGAGTTTTCTTTAGTTTGCAACCAAACTGTTCCCGTTGCTTGCACCTTTACAGGTATTTGACCCAACCAGTTATTAAAAATTGCAATATCATGAATCGCTAAGTCCCATAGTGCATCAACATCTTGGCGGACTGGCCCTAAATGAGTGCGAGAAGCATAGCCATAACGTAATTCACCTAATTTACCAGCGGTTACTACTGCTTTTCCGGCTGTAACCGCTGGGTGAAATAAATAGGTATGATCAACCATCAAGATTAACTGCTGTAACTCTGCTAAATAGCAAAGTTCCTCACATTCTTTGGGGTCTAAAGTTAAAGGCTTTTCGGCTAAAACATGATATCCCTGCTGGAGAGCATCTTTGATTAAATGATAATGAGTTGTAGCTGGGGTGGCGATCGCTACTGCTGTCAAATCTGGGATTTCTTTTAAGGCTGTCCACTGAGTTGTTAATAATACGCTCTCATCCAAGTTAAATTGCTGCTTGACGGCTGTTAATCTTTCTGTATGAGGATCTACGACTGCGACTACATTAACTTGGGGATGCGCTAAAAAATTCCGCAGTAAATGTACGCCCCAACGCCCAACCCCAATAACTGCGATTTTAATCATTGGTTAATCGTCAAAAGTCAATAGTCAATAGTCAGCGGTAAAACTGCGATCGTCAACAGTGAAGATGCCAAGTTTGTCATTACTATTGAGTTCACCTATTTATACATCAGTTTTCAGTACTTTTTAGTGAGTGTAAACTCTGAGGTTGATTTTGGGAACACTGATATTTAGCTGACTATTGAATGCTAGGTCTTATTAAATTCCTGGAACAAGCTCGTACGTAAAAATTTATCAGTTTTGGTAAATCTCAAACCAAGGCACTATCATCAATATGAAATGGATTAAGTCATCCGTACATTTTGCAGTCTTTTCAATACTGTGCTTAGATGTTCTGCCAATTTCTAGTCTCACAGTACAGGTCAAAGCTGAATCTTTATCGAAAGCAAAAGCATGGGAAATTAGCCAAGCATTTAAGCCACCAAAACGAGGAGATCCACCTCCAAGCGCAGGTGGTTCCACTCGTGGTTCTGCTTGTTTGAAAGGTAATAAAAAAATAGTTCCTTTTCTACCTCCAAATAAATTAGGTTTAACATTAGCTGAACGTCCAACATTTTTCTGGTTTGTCCCCCAATC
This window of the Nostoc sp. HK-01 genome carries:
- a CDS encoding putative oxidoreductase codes for the protein MIKIAVIGVGRWGVHLLRNFLAHPQVNVVAVVDPHTERLTAVKQQFNLDESVLLTTQWTALKEIPDLTAVAIATPATTHYHLIKDALQQGYHVLAEKPLTLDPKECEELCYLAELQQLILMVDHTYLFHPAVTAGKAVVTAGKLGELRYGYASRTHLGPVRQDVDALWDLAIHDIAIFNNWLGQIPVKVQATGTVWLQTKENSPSGLADLVWVTLTYPNNFQAYIHLCWLNPDKQRRLAVVGSLGSLIFDEMSPAAPLTLLHGEFERQENYFLPVNQSREVVELQPGEPLQQVCDRFIQSILQNQPPVVSSGWVGAELVKILAALTTSLNQGGQPVFLTTI